In a genomic window of Alteromonas gilva:
- the aroA gene encoding 3-phosphoshikimate 1-carboxyvinyltransferase, producing MSVEQLTLQPVSRVDGTVNVPGSKSLSNRALLLAALAKGQTTLTNLLDSDDIRHMLDALKLLGVEYVLSESKTECTVTGLGGAFSSGAALELFLGNAGTAMRPLCAALAASDVTVELTGEPRMEERPIGDLVEALVDAGADITYLKNPGYPPLKITGGQLKGGQLSVDGSVSSQFLTALLMAAPLFSEDTTISIKGELVSKPYIDITLDTMAKFGVTVENNNYQTFVIKAGQPYIAPATFMVEGDASSASYFLAAGAIKGGTVKVTGIGKHSIQGDIRFADVLEAMGAKIAWFDDCVVVRGAPLKGVDMDMNHIPDAAMTIATTALFAEGETCIRNIYNWRVKETDRLYAMATELRKLGVEVEEGHDFIRVTPAASLKHAAIDTYNDHRIAMCFSLIALSDTAVTINDPACTAKTFPDYFSRFATICHR from the coding sequence ATGAGTGTTGAACAATTAACGCTACAGCCGGTGAGCCGTGTTGATGGAACAGTAAATGTACCCGGTTCCAAGAGTTTATCTAACCGGGCTTTATTGCTGGCGGCGCTGGCGAAAGGGCAAACTACCCTGACCAATTTGCTCGACAGTGATGATATTCGTCATATGCTGGACGCGCTTAAATTGTTAGGTGTGGAGTATGTCTTAAGTGAATCAAAAACTGAATGTACCGTAACGGGGTTAGGCGGTGCGTTTAGCAGCGGTGCTGCGCTGGAGCTGTTTCTGGGTAACGCCGGAACCGCCATGCGACCGCTGTGTGCGGCCCTGGCAGCATCAGATGTGACCGTTGAATTAACCGGTGAGCCGCGCATGGAAGAACGCCCGATTGGCGATCTCGTTGAGGCTTTAGTGGATGCTGGCGCTGATATTACCTATCTCAAAAATCCGGGCTATCCGCCGCTCAAAATCACCGGTGGCCAACTGAAAGGCGGGCAATTGTCGGTAGATGGCAGTGTATCCAGTCAGTTCTTAACTGCTCTGTTAATGGCGGCGCCGTTATTTAGTGAGGACACCACTATCAGTATCAAGGGCGAGTTGGTCTCCAAGCCGTACATTGATATTACGCTGGATACCATGGCAAAGTTTGGTGTAACGGTTGAAAATAACAATTACCAGACCTTCGTGATCAAAGCCGGTCAGCCTTACATTGCGCCCGCGACCTTTATGGTAGAAGGCGATGCCTCATCGGCATCGTACTTTTTGGCCGCAGGGGCGATTAAAGGCGGTACGGTAAAAGTTACCGGTATTGGTAAACACAGTATTCAGGGCGATATTCGCTTTGCCGATGTCCTTGAAGCCATGGGCGCTAAAATAGCTTGGTTTGATGATTGTGTGGTGGTTCGCGGTGCGCCGCTTAAAGGGGTGGACATGGACATGAACCACATTCCGGATGCCGCAATGACCATTGCAACCACGGCGTTGTTTGCTGAAGGTGAAACCTGTATTCGCAACATTTATAACTGGCGGGTAAAAGAAACCGACCGTTTGTATGCCATGGCCACTGAATTGCGTAAGCTTGGGGTCGAGGTAGAAGAGGGTCACGATTTTATTCGTGTTACACCGGCGGCGTCACTCAAACACGCAGCCATTGATACCTATAACGATCACCGTATTGCTATGTGCTTTTCGTTGATTGCGTTAAGTGATACCGCGGTCACGATTAACGATCCGGCGTGCACCGCCAAAACCTTTCCGGATTATTTTTCCCGGTTTGCCACAATCTGTCATCGCTAA
- the serC gene encoding 3-phosphoserine/phosphohydroxythreonine transaminase, with amino-acid sequence MKNVFNFSAGPAMLPPAVMAQAQQEFVNWGDSGCSIMEVSHRGADFIEIAAQAEQDLRDLMQVPDNYKVLFLQGGGRGQFAAVPLNISTETDTSLHLVSGSWSRGAVAEAAKYNNAKVIGDVVEHNGLQYVPQPAAADIDQRAAYLHFCPNETVDGIAFNWLPDAGDVPLVADMSSTIMSGPVDVSKYGIIYAGAQKNIGPSGLSVVIVREDLVGKARQSTPSIFDYELMANNDSMYNTPPTFSWYLAGLVFKWLKAQGGVAAMASRNQHKADTLYAAIDSSSFYRNNVHPDNRSIMNVPFHLADPALDKLFLEKSQAAGLLALKGHRSVGGMRASIYNAMPIEGIEALVSFMREFEEHHG; translated from the coding sequence ATGAAAAACGTATTTAATTTTAGTGCGGGACCCGCGATGCTGCCGCCAGCAGTGATGGCGCAGGCACAGCAAGAGTTTGTGAACTGGGGTGACAGTGGTTGCTCGATAATGGAAGTTAGCCACCGTGGTGCCGATTTTATCGAGATTGCTGCCCAGGCAGAGCAGGACCTGCGTGACCTGATGCAGGTTCCCGATAATTATAAAGTGTTGTTTTTGCAAGGTGGCGGTCGTGGCCAGTTTGCTGCCGTACCGCTTAATATCTCTACCGAAACTGACACTTCGTTACACCTGGTCAGTGGCTCCTGGTCACGTGGCGCGGTGGCAGAAGCTGCCAAGTATAACAATGCCAAAGTGATTGGCGACGTGGTTGAGCACAACGGTTTGCAGTATGTCCCTCAGCCAGCCGCTGCCGATATTGATCAACGTGCTGCCTATCTGCATTTTTGTCCTAATGAAACCGTCGATGGCATCGCGTTTAACTGGTTGCCTGATGCAGGCGATGTGCCGTTGGTGGCTGACATGTCATCGACAATTATGTCTGGTCCGGTAGATGTCAGTAAGTACGGTATTATTTATGCCGGTGCGCAAAAAAATATTGGTCCGTCTGGTTTGTCGGTGGTGATTGTCAGAGAAGATCTGGTCGGTAAAGCCCGCCAGAGCACGCCTTCTATCTTTGATTACGAACTCATGGCCAATAATGACTCCATGTATAATACGCCACCCACGTTTTCCTGGTATCTGGCAGGTTTGGTGTTTAAGTGGCTGAAAGCGCAGGGCGGGGTAGCTGCCATGGCCAGCCGCAATCAGCACAAAGCCGATACCCTGTACGCGGCTATCGATAGTTCATCGTTTTACCGTAACAATGTGCATCCGGATAATCGCTCAATCATGAACGTTCCCTTTCATCTGGCCGATCCGGCGCTGGACAAACTGTTTTTAGAGAAGTCCCAGGCGGCCGGCTTACTGGCACTTAAAGGCCATCGTTCGGTGGGCGGAATGCGTGCCAGCATATACAACGCCATGCCAATTGAAGGTATCGAGGCTCTGGTCAGCTTTATGCGAGAGTTCGAGGAGCACCACGGATGA